The following proteins are encoded in a genomic region of Leifsonia psychrotolerans:
- a CDS encoding SDR family NAD(P)-dependent oxidoreductase: protein MSALSAFSLAGKVALVTGASRGLGRAMAQALGEAGAAVAVTSRSIESARAVADELQAQGIRAVGVRLEVTDVDDVERAIEEITAALGPIDVLVNNAGIGVSGTALELPDEKWREVMSTNVDGVWFVSRAVGRRMTERGGGTIVNVGSMSADIVNRPRWQAPYLASKAAVHQLTKALAAEWAPYGIRVNALAPGYFLTEMSPVDQPEYREWCVEPAAMKRYGMPAELGPVVIFLASEASSFMTGSIVTVDGGYTLF from the coding sequence ATGAGCGCGCTGTCCGCGTTTTCATTGGCCGGCAAGGTCGCCCTCGTGACCGGAGCCAGTCGCGGGCTCGGGCGAGCCATGGCTCAGGCGCTCGGAGAGGCGGGAGCGGCCGTAGCCGTGACCTCCCGGTCGATCGAGTCGGCGCGGGCTGTCGCCGATGAACTGCAGGCGCAGGGGATTCGAGCCGTCGGCGTGCGGCTGGAGGTGACCGATGTCGACGACGTGGAGCGCGCGATCGAAGAGATCACTGCGGCGCTCGGACCGATCGACGTGCTCGTGAACAATGCGGGCATCGGAGTGAGCGGCACGGCCTTGGAGTTGCCTGACGAGAAGTGGCGCGAGGTGATGAGTACCAACGTTGACGGCGTCTGGTTCGTCAGCCGCGCGGTCGGCCGACGGATGACGGAGCGTGGAGGCGGAACGATCGTCAACGTCGGCTCGATGTCGGCAGACATCGTGAATCGACCGCGCTGGCAGGCGCCCTACCTGGCGTCGAAGGCGGCCGTGCATCAGCTGACGAAGGCGTTGGCGGCCGAGTGGGCTCCGTACGGCATCCGTGTCAATGCCCTGGCGCCGGGCTACTTTCTGACGGAGATGTCGCCGGTGGATCAGCCGGAATATCGGGAGTGGTGCGTCGAACCGGCGGCGATGAAGCGCTATGGGATGCCGGCCGAGCTCGGGCCGGTTGTGATCTTTCTGGCCAGCGAGGCATCGAGTTTCATGACGGGCTCGATCGTCACGGTCGATGGCGGATACACGCTGTTCTGA
- a CDS encoding amino acid ABC transporter permease yields MTQSRHSAASFLYEEPGPRGRRAIRIGSVLSVLVLLGLLAAGLWQFGSHGQLDADKWTPFASWSIWQYLFVGLGGTLAAAALVALFGSVFGIVLALGRLSPVRPIRWLSSGYIEVARTVPVLLLIYLMLFGLPQLGINFPTLWQLVIPLTIANAAVFAEIVRAGILSLPRGQAEAALSLGLRKNQSMRYVVLPQALRNVTPSLVSQLVSLIKDTSLGYIVAYTELLYRGQVLSAFNHLLIQTFLVVTLIYLVFNGSLSALATRLQKPGRRRRPVAPLATALPLPIGHSTQDTHE; encoded by the coding sequence ATGACTCAGTCACGTCACAGCGCTGCAAGCTTTCTCTACGAAGAGCCCGGCCCCCGCGGCCGCCGCGCCATCCGGATCGGTTCCGTCCTCAGTGTGCTCGTGCTGCTCGGCCTCCTCGCCGCCGGCCTCTGGCAGTTCGGTTCACACGGCCAGCTCGATGCCGACAAGTGGACGCCGTTCGCCTCCTGGTCCATCTGGCAGTACCTGTTCGTCGGCCTCGGCGGCACACTCGCCGCCGCCGCCCTCGTCGCCCTCTTCGGTTCGGTCTTCGGCATCGTGCTGGCACTCGGCCGCCTGAGCCCCGTGCGTCCCATCCGCTGGTTGTCGTCCGGTTACATCGAGGTCGCCCGTACCGTTCCGGTGCTGCTGCTGATCTACCTGATGCTCTTCGGTCTCCCCCAGCTCGGCATCAACTTTCCGACGCTCTGGCAGTTGGTCATTCCGCTGACCATTGCCAACGCCGCCGTCTTCGCCGAGATCGTGCGCGCCGGCATCCTGAGCCTGCCCCGCGGCCAAGCGGAAGCCGCACTCAGCCTCGGCCTGCGCAAGAACCAGTCCATGCGCTACGTCGTGTTGCCGCAGGCTCTGCGCAACGTGACGCCGTCGCTCGTGAGCCAGCTGGTCAGCCTGATCAAGGACACCTCGCTCGGCTACATCGTGGCCTACACCGAGTTGCTCTATCGCGGCCAGGTGCTCTCGGCGTTCAACCACCTGCTCATTCAGACATTCCTCGTCGTCACGCTGATCTACTTGGTCTTCAACGGCAGCCTGTCTGCCCTGGCCACCCGGCTGCAGAAGCCCGGTCGCCGTCGTCGGCCGGTCGCACCGCTGGCGACAGCCTTGCCGCTGCCGATCGGTCACTCCACCCAGGACACCCATGAATAG
- a CDS encoding ROK family transcriptional regulator yields the protein MTPAFAPVLSHDSSPGGILNLVRSGSAASRADIARSTGLSPSTVTARVESLIQSGYLREGGQGNSRGGRRPRHLEVNPTSGAVLGVDLGAHHASFALFDLSGAILAERHLPMDIADGPQRILQWIADQATSMVAESAAEGQELRAIGLGLPGPVESRGRTLVSPSRMPGWNGVDAAALLSSLSGVPALVGNDANLMAIGEYVSLSEPVDQLVFVKAGSSIGCGVIAAGSLHNGHRGIAGDISHVSVPNAPHTLCSCGRWGCLDAVAGGAAIVTSLRAAGVDVSNTAEVIALAENGHPLATQTLREAGTRTGGVLATIVNFFNPQRLVLGGALSEAEAFVAGLRSAIYTECMPMATDYLEIVVSETKARGGVIGAAWMMLDHLFDAAAINDTLATA from the coding sequence ATGACTCCAGCGTTCGCACCCGTGCTCAGCCACGACTCGTCCCCGGGCGGAATTCTCAATCTGGTGCGGTCCGGCTCCGCGGCGTCCCGCGCCGATATCGCGCGCTCGACCGGGCTCTCCCCGTCGACCGTGACGGCGCGGGTTGAATCGCTGATTCAGAGCGGATATCTCCGCGAGGGTGGGCAGGGAAACTCGCGCGGAGGGCGCCGCCCCCGTCACCTCGAGGTGAATCCGACGAGCGGCGCGGTGCTCGGCGTCGACCTCGGCGCGCACCACGCCTCTTTCGCACTGTTTGATCTCTCCGGCGCCATCCTGGCCGAACGTCACCTGCCGATGGATATCGCCGACGGCCCCCAGCGCATTCTTCAGTGGATTGCCGACCAGGCGACGTCGATGGTCGCCGAGAGTGCGGCCGAGGGGCAGGAGCTGCGCGCGATCGGGTTGGGTCTGCCCGGCCCGGTCGAGTCACGCGGTCGCACCCTCGTCTCGCCGTCGCGGATGCCGGGCTGGAACGGTGTTGACGCCGCGGCCCTGCTCAGCTCGCTCAGTGGTGTGCCGGCCCTCGTGGGCAACGATGCGAATCTCATGGCGATCGGCGAATATGTGAGTCTGTCGGAGCCCGTCGACCAACTTGTCTTCGTGAAGGCGGGCTCCAGTATCGGTTGCGGTGTGATTGCCGCGGGTTCCCTGCATAACGGGCATCGGGGCATTGCCGGTGACATCAGCCACGTCTCGGTTCCGAACGCTCCGCATACCCTGTGTTCGTGCGGGCGTTGGGGCTGCCTCGACGCGGTTGCGGGAGGCGCGGCGATCGTGACTAGCCTGCGCGCCGCGGGGGTGGACGTGTCGAACACCGCCGAGGTGATTGCGTTGGCCGAGAACGGGCATCCGCTCGCCACGCAGACGCTGCGCGAGGCGGGAACCCGCACGGGTGGGGTGCTCGCGACGATCGTGAACTTTTTCAACCCGCAACGCCTGGTGCTCGGTGGTGCGCTCAGCGAGGCCGAAGCTTTCGTGGCGGGTCTGCGCTCGGCGATCTACACCGAATGCATGCCCATGGCGACGGACTATCTCGAGATCGTGGTGAGCGAGACGAAGGCGCGCGGCGGTGTGATCGGAGCTGCCTGGATGATGCTCGACCACCTCTTTGACGCGGCGGCCATCAACGACACGCTGGCCACGGCATGA
- a CDS encoding amino acid ABC transporter ATP-binding protein codes for MAANTGHTSGSAEATTARPPMVSLNAINKHFGENHVLKDISLDVAPREVVVVVGPSGSGKSTLCRAINRLETIDSGDIKVDGVSLPKEGVALAELRADVGMVFQSFNLFAHRTVLDNVTLAPMKVRKMKKSVAEAEGMALLERVGIGAKAHQYPAELSGGQQQRAAIARALAMAPKVMLFDEPTSALDPEMVSEVLDVMVSLATEGMTMIVVTHEMGFARRAADRVVFMDGGQIVEQNTPADFFDNPQTDRARSFLASVLPH; via the coding sequence ATGGCTGCGAACACCGGGCACACATCAGGCTCCGCCGAAGCGACAACAGCGCGCCCTCCGATGGTCAGCCTGAATGCAATCAACAAGCACTTCGGTGAGAATCACGTTCTCAAGGACATCAGCCTCGACGTCGCCCCGCGTGAGGTCGTCGTGGTTGTCGGGCCGTCCGGCTCGGGCAAGTCCACCCTCTGCCGCGCGATCAACCGCCTCGAGACCATCGACTCGGGTGACATCAAGGTTGACGGCGTCTCACTTCCGAAAGAGGGAGTCGCGCTGGCCGAACTCCGCGCCGACGTCGGAATGGTCTTCCAGTCGTTCAACCTCTTCGCCCACCGCACGGTGCTCGACAACGTGACGTTGGCGCCGATGAAGGTACGCAAGATGAAGAAGTCGGTGGCCGAGGCTGAGGGCATGGCACTGCTGGAGCGCGTCGGCATCGGCGCCAAGGCCCACCAGTACCCCGCCGAGCTGTCGGGTGGCCAGCAGCAGCGCGCCGCAATCGCCCGCGCCCTCGCCATGGCCCCCAAGGTCATGCTCTTCGATGAGCCCACCTCGGCGCTCGACCCCGAGATGGTCAGCGAGGTGCTTGACGTCATGGTTTCGCTCGCCACCGAGGGCATGACGATGATCGTCGTCACCCACGAGATGGGCTTCGCCCGTCGTGCCGCCGATCGTGTCGTCTTCATGGACGGCGGACAGATCGTCGAACAGAACACCCCCGCAGACTTCTTTGACAACCCTCAGACCGATCGTGCGCGTTCGTTCCTGGCTTCCGTGCTGCCCCACTGA
- a CDS encoding amino acid ABC transporter permease: MNILSPENIGLLLQALGTTLMMAVVAGIGSLILGVLITVARVSPIPILRGAAFCYVQFFINVPLLALLILAVFALPDAGLILPLVPTAIIVLTFYEAAYVAEAVRSGINTVGVGQVEAGRALGLSLAQSFRYIVIPQSLRAVVQPLGNVMIALAMNTALAAVVGVVELTSQVNKINLVYAQPIEIFTAAGLVYMAIALVIGVSAGWIERKVAIVR, from the coding sequence ATGAATATTCTGTCTCCTGAAAATATCGGGCTCCTGCTTCAGGCGCTCGGCACGACGCTCATGATGGCCGTCGTGGCCGGTATCGGTTCCCTCATTCTTGGGGTTCTGATCACGGTGGCACGGGTAAGCCCCATCCCGATCTTGCGGGGGGCCGCCTTCTGCTACGTGCAGTTCTTCATCAACGTGCCGCTTTTGGCGCTGCTTATTCTCGCCGTCTTCGCCCTGCCCGACGCCGGCTTGATACTGCCGCTCGTGCCCACCGCCATCATCGTGCTGACCTTCTATGAAGCGGCATATGTGGCGGAGGCCGTGCGCAGTGGTATCAACACCGTCGGCGTCGGCCAGGTCGAAGCAGGACGTGCGCTCGGGCTCTCGCTCGCGCAATCATTCCGCTACATCGTCATTCCACAGTCTCTGCGCGCCGTCGTTCAGCCCCTCGGCAACGTGATGATCGCCCTCGCCATGAACACCGCCCTGGCGGCCGTCGTCGGCGTGGTCGAGCTGACCAGCCAGGTGAACAAGATCAACCTCGTCTACGCACAGCCCATCGAGATCTTCACCGCGGCCGGACTCGTCTATATGGCGATCGCCCTGGTGATCGGTGTCAGTGCCGGCTGGATCGAACGAAAGGTGGCGATCGTCCGATGA
- a CDS encoding HNH endonuclease signature motif containing protein has protein sequence MSITLPPPVSAPEPTPAPGASAPTAAMVLAVLEQTQALWAGLGTVSPDRFTDDDLLGVLGAFEGVGRLVDAGRVAVAATVEERSGRWLGRDSLAAKRGCTSGVDLITRVTRISGREAKRRSALGLRMRDTQHVGTIIPALFPTVGAAVASGLLGVDAAEVIMSGLAEISPRVAPDDLAAAERALVSAATGTITAENEGEPGAGFAFSADSMRVQLLQWQAALDPDGVAPNEVEGEATSTISFGRFKDGIYPVRGGVTPDLYGIMNLTFDAFIAARKTPAFPTAAEQARDEARDDRSEHDDRSEHDDRAEHDDRSEQDSHDGPDGHDLDDERDREHDDRDHERDDHDHDHDDHGQGSASAEAPLPGSAGHEFDDVDTRTAGEKRADILRGMFTQLAQADNTPSIGGAPPTVVVHVNVNDIEAGRGVGWIDGVDAPISLRTVDQMMCAGGTQTVLFGPNGEVLTLTDPQRLFNRAQRRAILARDGGCGVPGCDAPTQWLEFHHVIPWSKGGVTEVDNGVALCWRHHHTIETSGWEIMMVNGRPQVKAPAWIDPSRTWRDANRHRTDTHRRD, from the coding sequence ATGTCAATCACCCTCCCACCCCCCGTCTCCGCCCCGGAGCCGACGCCCGCCCCGGGTGCGTCGGCACCGACCGCGGCCATGGTGCTGGCGGTGCTCGAGCAGACGCAGGCGCTGTGGGCGGGGCTCGGAACGGTCAGCCCCGACCGGTTCACCGATGACGACCTACTCGGTGTGCTCGGTGCGTTCGAAGGTGTGGGCCGGCTGGTTGATGCGGGACGGGTGGCTGTGGCGGCGACGGTCGAGGAACGCTCCGGCCGGTGGCTGGGCCGGGACTCCCTCGCAGCGAAGCGGGGCTGCACCAGTGGCGTCGACCTGATCACCCGGGTCACCCGCATCTCCGGCCGGGAAGCGAAACGCCGCAGCGCCCTCGGTTTGCGAATGCGGGACACGCAGCACGTCGGAACGATCATCCCCGCCCTGTTCCCCACGGTCGGTGCCGCGGTCGCTTCGGGCTTGCTGGGGGTGGATGCGGCGGAGGTGATCATGTCCGGTCTGGCGGAGATCTCCCCGCGTGTCGCCCCCGATGATCTTGCGGCTGCGGAACGCGCTCTGGTGTCTGCGGCGACGGGCACGATTACGGCCGAGAATGAGGGTGAGCCGGGCGCGGGCTTTGCGTTCTCGGCGGACTCGATGCGGGTGCAGCTGTTGCAGTGGCAGGCGGCGCTGGACCCCGACGGGGTGGCGCCGAACGAGGTCGAGGGTGAGGCGACGAGCACGATCAGTTTCGGCCGCTTCAAAGACGGAATCTATCCGGTGCGGGGTGGTGTGACTCCTGATCTGTACGGAATCATGAACCTCACCTTCGACGCCTTCATCGCCGCCCGCAAAACCCCCGCGTTCCCGACCGCCGCCGAACAAGCCCGCGATGAGGCACGCGACGACCGTTCCGAGCACGACGACCGTTCCGAGCACGACGACCGCGCCGAGCACGACGACCGCTCCGAGCAGGATTCTCACGACGGTCCCGACGGACACGACTTGGACGACGAGCGCGACCGCGAGCACGACGACCGTGACCACGAACGCGATGACCACGACCACGACCATGACGACCACGGTCAGGGTTCAGCCTCGGCCGAGGCGCCTCTTCCCGGGTCGGCCGGGCACGAGTTCGATGATGTCGACACCCGTACGGCCGGTGAGAAGCGGGCCGATATTCTGCGCGGCATGTTCACCCAGTTGGCTCAGGCCGATAACACTCCCAGCATTGGTGGTGCACCGCCGACGGTGGTGGTGCATGTGAACGTGAACGATATTGAAGCCGGTCGCGGTGTCGGCTGGATCGATGGTGTCGACGCCCCCATTTCGCTTCGCACGGTGGATCAGATGATGTGTGCCGGAGGCACCCAAACGGTTCTGTTCGGTCCGAACGGTGAGGTTCTCACCCTGACCGATCCGCAACGACTGTTCAACCGTGCCCAACGCCGGGCGATCCTCGCCCGCGACGGCGGCTGCGGCGTTCCCGGCTGCGACGCCCCCACACAGTGGCTCGAATTTCATCACGTGATCCCCTGGAGCAAAGGCGGCGTCACTGAGGTCGACAATGGTGTGGCGTTGTGTTGGCGGCATCATCACACCATCGAAACGTCCGGCTGGGAGATCATGATGGTCAACGGCCGCCCCCAGGTCAAAGCCCCGGCCTGGATCGACCCGAGCCGCACCTGGCGCGACGCCAACCGCCACCGCACCGACACCCACCGCCGCGACTGA
- a CDS encoding glutamate ABC transporter substrate-binding protein — MSVTSPWRKKLPVAGAILAAVALTLTACSGGGDAVPGAAAGSDAPTSNQSALFKDAPVAAASLIIPDSTMAKIKARGKLIVGEALDAPLLSQQDPSNPDSVTGFDADLAKLLAIYILGEPNVEIRPPASETREALLANGTVDVVFNTYTITEERATQIDFAGPYFSSGLAVAVKADNKDIKGIDDLAGKTVIVGANTPAVTAVPEKQPTATLVSFATDPQAVQALIQGRGDAYVQDYTLLASDAAANDKIKVVGQPFTSEPYGIGLKHGDTDFKNFINTWLTTIQEKGQWGQAWKGSLGTVVDSEIPTPPAIGSVPGS; from the coding sequence ATGTCAGTCACATCACCATGGCGCAAGAAGCTCCCCGTAGCCGGAGCGATTCTCGCTGCGGTCGCGCTTACCCTCACCGCCTGCTCCGGCGGCGGAGACGCGGTTCCCGGCGCAGCAGCCGGTTCCGACGCGCCGACGTCGAACCAGTCGGCCTTGTTCAAGGATGCTCCGGTCGCCGCGGCATCGCTGATCATTCCCGACTCGACCATGGCCAAGATCAAGGCTCGTGGCAAGCTCATCGTCGGCGAAGCGCTTGACGCTCCCCTGCTCTCGCAGCAGGACCCGTCGAACCCCGACAGCGTCACCGGCTTCGATGCCGACCTGGCGAAGCTGCTCGCGATCTACATTCTTGGCGAGCCCAACGTCGAGATTCGCCCGCCGGCATCCGAAACGCGTGAAGCGCTTCTCGCCAACGGCACCGTCGACGTCGTGTTCAACACCTACACGATCACCGAAGAGCGCGCCACCCAGATCGACTTCGCTGGCCCGTACTTCAGCTCAGGCCTGGCCGTCGCCGTCAAGGCTGACAACAAGGACATCAAGGGCATCGATGACCTCGCGGGCAAGACCGTGATCGTCGGGGCAAACACCCCGGCCGTGACCGCCGTTCCCGAGAAGCAGCCGACCGCCACTCTGGTGTCGTTCGCCACCGACCCCCAGGCCGTTCAGGCTCTGATCCAGGGTCGCGGCGACGCGTACGTGCAGGACTACACCCTGCTCGCCAGCGATGCAGCAGCCAACGACAAGATCAAGGTCGTCGGTCAGCCGTTCACGAGCGAGCCGTACGGCATCGGTCTGAAGCACGGTGACACCGACTTCAAGAACTTCATCAACACGTGGCTCACCACCATCCAGGAAAAGGGCCAGTGGGGCCAGGCGTGGAAGGGCTCGCTCGGCACAGTTGTCGACTCCGAGATCCCCACCCCTCCCGCAATCGGCTCAGTTCCCGGTTCCTAA
- a CDS encoding ROK family protein gives MNSSDAVVLAVDVGGTTMKGAVVTVGGETVVTATRPTPATDIVRALVDLLEHLAAEAATRGLSVESAGVVTPGMVDEETGTVLFASNLNWRDVPLLAQLRSLLPFPIAVGHDVRAAGLAEKLLGAARGSENYVHIPIGTGVAAALVSSGRTITGALGATGEFGHIPVIAGGEPCVCGQNGCLEVYASGGGVARRYVAAGGEALSTRQIVAQLGVDPIADEVWGDAVRVLAQGLTIMTLLLDPDIIVLGGGFSQAGAALLDPLRVGLANGLAWRDAPRVVQSQLGSEAGRIGASVLAMQVAGHEARLAEWAVAH, from the coding sequence ATGAATAGTTCGGATGCCGTGGTGCTCGCCGTCGATGTGGGCGGCACCACGATGAAGGGCGCCGTCGTCACCGTGGGCGGCGAGACCGTCGTCACCGCGACTCGCCCGACCCCCGCGACCGACATCGTCCGCGCTCTGGTCGACCTGCTCGAACACCTCGCCGCGGAAGCCGCTACGCGCGGCCTCAGCGTCGAATCGGCCGGTGTGGTCACACCCGGCATGGTCGACGAAGAGACCGGCACCGTGCTGTTCGCGTCGAACCTGAACTGGCGCGATGTGCCACTTCTCGCTCAGTTGCGCAGCCTGCTTCCCTTCCCCATCGCCGTCGGGCACGATGTGCGTGCGGCCGGGCTTGCCGAGAAGCTGCTCGGAGCCGCTCGTGGCTCTGAGAACTACGTGCACATTCCGATCGGGACCGGCGTAGCGGCGGCCCTCGTCTCGTCGGGGCGCACTATCACCGGCGCCCTCGGCGCCACCGGAGAGTTCGGCCACATCCCCGTTATCGCAGGCGGGGAGCCCTGTGTCTGCGGGCAAAATGGCTGCCTCGAGGTCTACGCATCCGGTGGCGGCGTCGCAAGGCGCTACGTTGCTGCCGGCGGTGAGGCGCTCTCGACGCGGCAGATCGTCGCCCAGCTCGGTGTCGACCCGATCGCCGACGAGGTCTGGGGTGATGCCGTGCGCGTGCTCGCCCAAGGCCTGACCATCATGACGTTGCTGCTCGACCCCGACATCATCGTGCTCGGCGGCGGCTTCTCGCAGGCCGGTGCGGCGTTGCTCGACCCCTTGCGGGTCGGCCTCGCCAACGGATTGGCCTGGCGGGATGCTCCGCGCGTGGTGCAATCACAGCTCGGCAGCGAGGCGGGCCGCATCGGCGCATCCGTTCTGGCCATGCAGGTCGCCGGACATGAGGCGCGCCTGGCCGAATGGGCCGTCGCCCACTAG
- a CDS encoding amidohydrolase family protein gives MNRADAHIHLFEYGFSGTREAGAELADYEQIRTRYSIEHALVIGVEGEPRFAGNNDYILALARRHDWIAPLLFLDPAEPLLPAQVADALEAGAAGFSLELGADGEAVNAFDSDVWRVLDEANALLSLNVTPAGIAGVREVIRGRRGGATLLSHLGLPGPAADPAADPAAGTSPGAAEGHSDEWVARAAAVRDLADCPSVLVKLSGLYAIDPVFPHSRAQDETLHVLSEFGAERMLWGSDFAPGLGALAAEQLFDVPDWFVRAVSATELEQVMRGTLARLLASR, from the coding sequence ATGAATCGGGCCGACGCGCACATCCATCTCTTCGAGTATGGCTTTTCGGGAACGCGCGAAGCCGGTGCCGAGCTGGCCGACTACGAACAGATCCGCACCCGGTATTCGATCGAGCATGCCCTTGTGATCGGCGTCGAGGGTGAGCCGCGATTCGCGGGCAACAATGACTACATCTTGGCGCTGGCGCGTAGGCATGACTGGATCGCGCCGCTGCTCTTTCTCGACCCGGCGGAGCCGCTTCTGCCCGCGCAGGTCGCGGACGCACTCGAGGCCGGGGCCGCCGGATTCTCGCTTGAGCTGGGGGCCGATGGCGAGGCCGTGAACGCCTTCGATTCTGACGTCTGGCGGGTGCTCGATGAGGCGAATGCGCTGCTGAGCCTCAACGTCACCCCGGCCGGAATCGCGGGAGTGCGTGAGGTTATTCGGGGACGCCGGGGCGGGGCCACGCTCCTCAGTCACCTGGGGCTGCCGGGTCCCGCTGCTGACCCTGCTGCTGATCCTGCTGCGGGCACCTCTCCTGGAGCTGCTGAGGGCCACTCGGATGAGTGGGTGGCTCGTGCGGCAGCCGTGCGTGACCTCGCCGATTGCCCGAGTGTGTTGGTCAAACTGTCCGGACTCTACGCCATCGATCCGGTTTTCCCGCACTCTCGAGCGCAGGACGAGACCCTTCACGTGCTCTCGGAGTTTGGTGCCGAGCGGATGCTGTGGGGTTCCGACTTCGCGCCGGGCCTCGGCGCTCTCGCCGCCGAGCAGCTCTTCGACGTGCCCGACTGGTTTGTGCGGGCGGTGTCGGCGACCGAGCTTGAGCAGGTCATGCGCGGCACGCTGGCTCGGCTGCTTGCCTCCCGTTGA